The genomic DNA TCCGCTTCCCCGATCTGAATTTCCAAAACTCGGTCGATCCGGCAGGTAATATTCTGGTGCCGCTGGTGGGAGCGTTACCCGTCGCAGGCTTAACCCTGGCGGAAGCAAAAACCAGAATTCAAACAGCGCTCGATCGCTATGTTATTGAGCCGCAGATTGATGTAATTTTGACCGGACAGCGTCCAGTTTCGGTGACGATCGTGGGGGAGGTAGTCCGTCCGGGCTTCTATCCGTTGCAGGCTCCTCAATTGACCACGGCTCTCATCACGGCGGGGGGGACAACGGGACGGGCAGATCTGCGATCGATTCGAGTTCAGCGGCAAATGCCGGATGGTTCTCTGCGCGATCGTGAAATTGATCTTTACACCCCCTTTTCCCAGGCGCAAACTCTGCCCGATCTGCGGCTCAGCGACGGCGATACGATCGTGATTCCAAATCTAACTGACGGCAGCGGCTATGACCGGGAACTGATGGCGCGATCGACGCTGTCCCAGCAGCAAATCCGGATTCGGGTGATGAACTATGCTGCCGGAAATGGCGGTGGAATGGGAACGATGACCCTGCCCAGCGGTAGTCGGTTTCTGGATGCCATTACTGCGATGCCGCTTGATCTCAATAGTGCCGATATTCGGAAAATTGCGCTGGTGCGCTTCGACGAACAGCAGCAAAAAGCCGTTAGTCAGGAATTGGACGGGAAGAAGGCGATGCTGGGGGATTCAGCGCAAGATCCAATGCTGGAAAACAACGATGTGATTGTGATTGGTCGTACTTGGGTTGCCAGAATTACCTATGCGCTCAATACATTCACTCAGCCATTTCGGGATGTGCTGGGCTTTCTGCTGTTTTTTCAATCGCTAGGCAATAGTGCAGCCAATCTGTTCAGCCCTAACGGGCGATCGAATTAGGAGCGGCAAAGATTCAATCACAGGACTCAGGCACAGGATTCAAGCAATAAATCTCGCCAGGCTACGCCAAATTGAATCACCCGACAACGCGATCGCGATTCGGCAGGACACTCAGGGAACAATAGGGCTGGAAAATCATCGGGCTGGAAAGGGCTATACCCCATGACTCCCCCCTTCATTAAGCGATACTGGATTGCTGTCGATCGGCATAAATGGGTTGGAATCGCCGGATTTTTGCTCATAGCAGGGCTTTCGGGTGTGGCGGCAGTGCTGCAACCTCCCCCTAGCGAAACCTATGTGTCTGAGGGCATTTTGACCTACGGAACACCGCCAGATACCTTTTCTGCAACTGGATCAGCCCTACAACAACAGGGGCAGGCAGTCACGAAAGAAATGCTGTTGTCGGAGCAGGTAATCAACGCGGCGATTCAGCAGCTCGAAGCCGAGAACGTTCGCCTTTCGCCCCAGATACTCCTGCGGCGCACGAAAGTCACTGTGACGGGCAACGAGTCTGCGGCTGGGAGTGAGGGCAAGTCAGCTCCTCAGGCTCTGCGGATCAAAGTCACTTACCAGGACGGCAGCGAAGCGCGATCGCAAACGGTGATTACAGCACTCATGCAAGCCATGATCGACCAGAGCCGTCAGTTTAATATGCAGCAGTTGCGGCGCGTGATCGACAACCTGAATCAGCTTTTGCCCAAGGTAACGGGAGAACTGCGATCGGCAGAAGGGCGGCTGGAAAACTATGTACGGCGGGAAGGAACGGCGATCGACGCAGCGGAAAGCGGCAGTTTGCTAACGGCAATTACGGGAAGCCAGCAGCAGCAGCGGCAAATTCGGCTTGCCCTCACGGGAATTAATGCCCAGCTGCAAAGCTTGCAGACCCGCCTGGGAATGACCCCCGAAGAGGCATATCTGGCTTCTGCCCTCAGTGCCGACCCGATCGTGGCAGACCTGCGGGCACGCATTTACCAGGTGGAATCCCAGCAGCAGATTTTCGCTAAAACCCTGCGCCCCGATCATCCTACGATGCTGGAACTCCGCGATCAGCTCGATGTCTTTGAACAGCAGCTTCAGATGCGGGTTGGGGAGGTACTGGGCGGAAATTTCCGGGTCAATCCCTTAGGAGACGGCAGGGTAGGTGGGGCAGCAGATAGAACACAGGAGCGATCGTCCATCGCGCTACAGCAAATTCGGCAGGCAAGCAGTCTAGATCCGGCGCGGCAGGCGTTAGCAGACACCCTGGTGGCACTGGCAACCCAGCAACAGACGCTTCAGCAGCAGTTAACCGACCTGGCGCGATCGGAACAGGAATTGCGGCAAGAGTACGCCCAGATTCCTAACCGACAGCTAGAACAGCAGCGACTTCTTCAGCAGGTCGCCCTCAAGCAAGCTTTCTATGATCAGGTACAGACAAGACTGGCGGATGCAAGGCTGGCACAGGAAGAAACGGTGGGCAGTTTAGTCGTTGCCGAGCCACCAGAAGCGGAGGCAATCCTGGAAGCCCGGTTGAGTGGCAGTGTGATTGTGCTGCTGGGCGGCGTCCTGGGAGTGCTGGTGGGCGGTGGACTGGTGATGCTGCTGGGCATGATTGATCCCACGTTCTACACCCCGGAGGATATTCAGGCAGCGTTGCGCCAGCAGGAAGTTCCCGTGTTGGGCATTTTGCCCTTGCTCCCCCAGGACTTGGAGGAGACAGAACTATTGCCTGGATCGCTCCCCCTGGTGGTGGCGAATTCGCCCTATCTCGATCGCTATGAGCGGCTGAGAACAGCGCTGAAGCGAATGGGCAATGAAACCGAAACGCAGGTTATTCTCGTCACCAGCACGGTGAGCGGTGAAGGCAAAACGGTCACGGCATACAATTTGGCAATCGCTGGAGCCAGGGCGGGCAAAAAAACGCTGCTGATTGAAGCGGATCTTCGATCGCCCTCCCACTCTGCCTGCCTGAATCTTCCCAGTGCTGAACCTGCTACAAAATCGGCAGCATATTGCCAGTCCACAGGTCAGTCCACGTATCAGTCCACGTATCAGTCCACGTACTATCAGCCCGATCGCTGTATTCAACCTGTTCTGGCGATCGATCACCTGTTTGTGGTGCCCAGTCCTGCTCCCCAGCGCTATGCCGTTGCCCTGCTGGAATCCCCTGAAATGCGCCAGCTCATCGAAACCGCACGGGAACAGTTTGATTGGGTGATTGTCGATACCCCTGCCTTGAGTCGATCGAGCGACGCCCTGCTGCTGGAACCCCTCACAGATGGCATTTTGCTGGTAGCGCGTCCTGGTTTGACGGAGGAAGGCATCCTGACCGAAACGACACAGCAGTTTCTTGAATCCGAGGACATTCAGTTTTTTGGCGTCATGATTAATGGGGCAGACCTTGCCCTAGCCGAAGACGAGTTCACTGCCGAACCATCAGCAGTGCCAATCGATGCCCTCTATCCAGAAGTGGCTCAGTCAGAAGCAGCGGGTTAACCCCTGTTGGGAGCAGCGTTAAAAATCGCGCCTATGCTGCTAGGATACGCAGTCAGGATAAACAGTATCAGATTCAGCCCAATGCTCAGGTCAAACGCTCGCATTCAAGATTGAAGCAAGTTTCGCCTTCATGTCCCATACGAATGCTGCCAATCAAGAAGTGCCGATCGAGAAGTGCTGTAAATCAAGTGCTGTCAATCATATTGTGTCAATCGATAGAACAATACCTTGAAATTGTTTGGCAAATGTTCTAGACATTCTGATGGTTCAAAGTTTAGAGGTTTGGTCTTCTTTGGGGACAATATCTTTGGGGACAATACCAGGAATCTTCAATCGTATCCTCGATGCTATTGGGTTGACAGAAGAGCTAGGGCATTTTATGAAGGAAAACTGCATCGTATTGTCCTTCAAACAGTTTCGTCCTAGTTTTTCGACGCTGCTCTCGCTGGCGATAGACTGATTTCTCTTCTAACGGTTTGTCTTCGCTGTTCGTCTACCCATCCGCGTTCCCGCAACTGCATTTGATCCAGTTTTCAACCCTTTTAAAATGAGCTAAAGAAATATAAAGCTTGATCCCATCCGCAAACAGCATTAACCTTTCTGCTCAAGCTGCTGCTTCAATGAAACCCTGGTCACGAAAAGCACTCATTATTTTCTTAATTCTCCAGATTGCGGTTGCAGTAGGGTTAACGGGATATGGGGCATGGCGCGATGCAGGGGTTCGCCCCCAGGAAAGCCTCTGTCAAACGGCGATCGATTATCGTTCTCTCTCTGCGGTAATTCAGTGCTACCCCTGGGCAATTTTGCTGGGTCTGGAGATGCTCATCGCAGTTACGGCAACGGGAGTCGTCGCTGCGTCGATCGCCATAGCAAACAGGGCAAGGCAGCGGGCTGAAACCGATCGCCAGCGGGTCGAAGCAGCTTTGCGGCAAAACGAATGGCGATGGCAGCGGCTTAACAGCTTTCTACCGACGGTAATCTATACGCTCATTCGCTATCCAGACGGCTCTTCCAGGCTGGAATATATCAGTGCTGCCTGCGAGGAAATTTATGAGATTGATCAGGTGGAGTTCTTGGTCAATCCCAGCCTTTTCTGGCAGTCGGTTCATCCTGAAGATGTGGCAGCCCATCAAGCGGCGGGGGATCGCAGCATTCGCACCCTGGAACCCTACTCCCATGAATTCCGTATCATCACGCCCTCTGGCAAGGTCAAGTGGCTCCGGGCTAGCTCTCAGCCAGAGCTGCGTCGTACGGGTTGTGTCGTCTGGCATGGCGTTGTCCTGGACATCACTGACCTGAAGCAGACCGAGCTGAAGTTACGTCAGCAGGAAACTTTCCTTCGTAGCATCTATGAGGGCGTTGAGGAAGCGATTTTTGTAGTGGATGTTCTGGAAAACGGCGAACTTCGCTATGCCTCTACCAATGCTGCTCATCAGCGGCTCACGGGCATTTCCTTGGCTCAGATTCAGGGCAAGATGCCCTGCGAACTAGACGTGACAGAATGGGAAAAAGTGACGCAGAATTACCAGAACTGTGTCGATCGCCGCAGCAGTTTGAGCTACGAGGAAGTCGTCACGATCCAGGGACGCGAAACAAACTGGTACACCACGCTAACCCCCCTGTTGGATGGGTTCGATCGCGTCTATCGCATTATTGGTACCAGTCTTTGTATTGATGAGCTGAAAAAGACCGAGCTAGAACTGCGGAAAGTCTTGCAGTATATCGACCTGCACTTTGAAAATTCGCCTCTTGCCATCATCGAATGGGATGTGGACGATCGCGCGGTTCGCTGGTCAAAACAGGCAGAGCAAATTTTTGGCTGGCGGGCGGATGAAGTCAAAGGTTCGCCGCTGCGGGAATGGAAGTTTGTCCATGAAGAGGACGCAGAGCTGCTGAATCAATTGGCAAAACCCCTATTCCAGGGACAGCTGCCCAGTTTCGCTATTCTAAACCGCAACTATACCAAGGATGGTCGAATCATTGCCTGCGAGTGGTACAACTCCTCGGTATTCGATGAGGCAGGTAACTTAATCTCCGTTCTTTCCTTTGTGCAGGATGTGACTGAACGGCAGCGAACCCAGAAAGCACTGCATGATAGTGAAGCCCGGTTTCAGCGCATTGTCGATGTTGCACCCAGCATGATCTATATCATCGTTCACTATCCGAACGGGGTACAGCGGTATGAGTATGTTAGCTCTGCCTGCCGCGATATTCTTGAACTGGAGCCGCAGGATTTACTGGATCATACCCATCTCATTTACGACCATACCCATCCAGACGATCGCCCTGAACTCCGCCGTGCGGTTGCCTTGAGCGAAGAGAGAATGGAACCCCTTAGCCATACCTGGCGGTGGATAACACCTTCTGGTCAGTGTAAGTGGCTGGAATGCCGTTCCCGACCAGAACAACGGAACGATGGGGCGATCGAGTGGTACGGTGTCTTGGTGGATGTCACCGATCGGGAACTAGCATTTGCCCAACTGCGGGACAGTGAAGCTGCGATGGCAGCCGTCCTGAAGTCTGTGCCCGATTTAATTGTGCGATTCAACCGCGAAGGGATTCAGCTGGAGTACCACAACGGCGGCAGTGTTTCTACTTTGAAGCACTTTGATTCGGGTCGTCCCTGCTCGGTCTACAAAATTTTGCCGGAAGCGATCGCCCATCAGCGGCTCGAACTGATTCATCGGGCAATTGCAACAGGGGAAATGCAAATTCACGAGTATGTGCTGGAGATTGAGGGTGCCTCCAGGCATGAAGAAGCCCGCATTGTCCGCAACAGCAGTGAGGATGTATTTATCTTTATTCGCGACATTACAGAGCGGATGCGAATTGAAGCGGAACGGAAACGTGCCGAGGCAGACTTACAGCAGGCAAAAGAAGCCGCAGAAGCCGCTAACCGCTCCAAGAGCCTATTCCTGGCAAACATGAGTCATGAACTGCGGACGCCCCTGAATGCGATCCTGGGGTTTGCCCAACTGCTTCAGCGCGATCCCTATCTCACGACTCAGCAGCGCGATCAGCTGACCGTTATTAACCGCAACGGTGAACACCTGCTCAGCCTGATTAATGAAGTGCTGTCCGTTGCCAAGATCGAAGCCAATCAAGTTACGCCCAATTTTAGTCTGGTTCATCTGTCCCTCTTCCTCGATCGTCTGGCGGAAACCTTCCAGCCCACGATCGACCGAAAAGGACTGACCCTGCGGATCGATCGATCGGCGGATTTACCTCCGTGGATTAAAACCGATGAGGCAAAACTTCGTCAGATCCTCAACAACCTGTTGGAGAACGCGATTAAATTCACCCAATCGGGACAGGTGCAGGTCGGCGTTGCCCAGGGGCGATCGCCAGATTTTCTCAGGTTCAGCGTGAGCGATACCGGATGCGGCATTGCAGCAGCAGAAATGGGCAAGCTGTTTGAGGCATTTATCCAAACCCAGTCGGGCAGGCAGTCGGGGCAGGGGTCGGGCTTGGGGCTGTTCATCTGTCGGCGGTTGGTTCAGCTTCTGGGCGGCGAGATTTGGGTGAATAGCCAGCCAGGACAGGGGACAACCTTCGAGTTTGAAATTCAGGCGACGGCGGAGCAGATGGAGGATCGTTCGCTCCCCCTGGCGCAACGAGTCATTGGGCTGGCTGCGGGTCAGCCCCGCTACCGGATTCTGGTTGTGGATGACGTGGCAACCAATCGACTATTTCTGGTGCATTTGCTAGAGGAAGTTGGGTTTGAGGTACATCAGGCGAGTACGGGTTCGGAGGCAATCGCCCAGTGGCAGCAGCACCAACCCCACCTGATCTGGCTGGATTTACGCTTACCTGAACTGAGCGGCTATGAAGTGGCTCAGCAAATTCGCAGAGCGGAAGGTTTTTCTCGCCCCGCAGACGGGCAAACTGCCTATAGGGGAACCGATCCATTGCCTCAGCGCAGCCCTCGAACCATTCTGATCGCAATTTCTGCCAGCATCTTCGAGGAAGATCAGCAGCGCATCCTTGCCTTTGGCTTCAATGATTCGATCGGTAAACCCTGCTCAGAAACGCTGATTTTTGACATGATTGCCAAGTACCTCCCTGTTGAGTATGAGTACAGTGTCCCGACGATCGATGGAGAAATTTTCGCGGATGCCGATGCTGCC from Leptolyngbya ohadii IS1 includes the following:
- a CDS encoding polysaccharide biosynthesis/export family protein, translating into MLRQFTTCSIAALVWATQANVFYQAALASPDNQPNARSLEASNAEAPDRSAQPLQVDRAPSRSLPEPEGFWGIGDRSQPSNLTPDEFDSYRLGAGDSLFVTVFRFPDLNFQNSVDPAGNILVPLVGALPVAGLTLAEAKTRIQTALDRYVIEPQIDVILTGQRPVSVTIVGEVVRPGFYPLQAPQLTTALITAGGTTGRADLRSIRVQRQMPDGSLRDREIDLYTPFSQAQTLPDLRLSDGDTIVIPNLTDGSGYDRELMARSTLSQQQIRIRVMNYAAGNGGGMGTMTLPSGSRFLDAITAMPLDLNSADIRKIALVRFDEQQQKAVSQELDGKKAMLGDSAQDPMLENNDVIVIGRTWVARITYALNTFTQPFRDVLGFLLFFQSLGNSAANLFSPNGRSN
- a CDS encoding polysaccharide biosynthesis tyrosine autokinase, giving the protein MTPPFIKRYWIAVDRHKWVGIAGFLLIAGLSGVAAVLQPPPSETYVSEGILTYGTPPDTFSATGSALQQQGQAVTKEMLLSEQVINAAIQQLEAENVRLSPQILLRRTKVTVTGNESAAGSEGKSAPQALRIKVTYQDGSEARSQTVITALMQAMIDQSRQFNMQQLRRVIDNLNQLLPKVTGELRSAEGRLENYVRREGTAIDAAESGSLLTAITGSQQQQRQIRLALTGINAQLQSLQTRLGMTPEEAYLASALSADPIVADLRARIYQVESQQQIFAKTLRPDHPTMLELRDQLDVFEQQLQMRVGEVLGGNFRVNPLGDGRVGGAADRTQERSSIALQQIRQASSLDPARQALADTLVALATQQQTLQQQLTDLARSEQELRQEYAQIPNRQLEQQRLLQQVALKQAFYDQVQTRLADARLAQEETVGSLVVAEPPEAEAILEARLSGSVIVLLGGVLGVLVGGGLVMLLGMIDPTFYTPEDIQAALRQQEVPVLGILPLLPQDLEETELLPGSLPLVVANSPYLDRYERLRTALKRMGNETETQVILVTSTVSGEGKTVTAYNLAIAGARAGKKTLLIEADLRSPSHSACLNLPSAEPATKSAAYCQSTGQSTYQSTYQSTYYQPDRCIQPVLAIDHLFVVPSPAPQRYAVALLESPEMRQLIETAREQFDWVIVDTPALSRSSDALLLEPLTDGILLVARPGLTEEGILTETTQQFLESEDIQFFGVMINGADLALAEDEFTAEPSAVPIDALYPEVAQSEAAG
- a CDS encoding PAS domain S-box protein, whose translation is MKPWSRKALIIFLILQIAVAVGLTGYGAWRDAGVRPQESLCQTAIDYRSLSAVIQCYPWAILLGLEMLIAVTATGVVAASIAIANRARQRAETDRQRVEAALRQNEWRWQRLNSFLPTVIYTLIRYPDGSSRLEYISAACEEIYEIDQVEFLVNPSLFWQSVHPEDVAAHQAAGDRSIRTLEPYSHEFRIITPSGKVKWLRASSQPELRRTGCVVWHGVVLDITDLKQTELKLRQQETFLRSIYEGVEEAIFVVDVLENGELRYASTNAAHQRLTGISLAQIQGKMPCELDVTEWEKVTQNYQNCVDRRSSLSYEEVVTIQGRETNWYTTLTPLLDGFDRVYRIIGTSLCIDELKKTELELRKVLQYIDLHFENSPLAIIEWDVDDRAVRWSKQAEQIFGWRADEVKGSPLREWKFVHEEDAELLNQLAKPLFQGQLPSFAILNRNYTKDGRIIACEWYNSSVFDEAGNLISVLSFVQDVTERQRTQKALHDSEARFQRIVDVAPSMIYIIVHYPNGVQRYEYVSSACRDILELEPQDLLDHTHLIYDHTHPDDRPELRRAVALSEERMEPLSHTWRWITPSGQCKWLECRSRPEQRNDGAIEWYGVLVDVTDRELAFAQLRDSEAAMAAVLKSVPDLIVRFNREGIQLEYHNGGSVSTLKHFDSGRPCSVYKILPEAIAHQRLELIHRAIATGEMQIHEYVLEIEGASRHEEARIVRNSSEDVFIFIRDITERMRIEAERKRAEADLQQAKEAAEAANRSKSLFLANMSHELRTPLNAILGFAQLLQRDPYLTTQQRDQLTVINRNGEHLLSLINEVLSVAKIEANQVTPNFSLVHLSLFLDRLAETFQPTIDRKGLTLRIDRSADLPPWIKTDEAKLRQILNNLLENAIKFTQSGQVQVGVAQGRSPDFLRFSVSDTGCGIAAAEMGKLFEAFIQTQSGRQSGQGSGLGLFICRRLVQLLGGEIWVNSQPGQGTTFEFEIQATAEQMEDRSLPLAQRVIGLAAGQPRYRILVVDDVATNRLFLVHLLEEVGFEVHQASTGSEAIAQWQQHQPHLIWLDLRLPELSGYEVAQQIRRAEGFSRPADGQTAYRGTDPLPQRSPRTILIAISASIFEEDQQRILAFGFNDSIGKPCSETLIFDMIAKYLPVEYEYSVPTIDGEIFADADAALFQDQVKATLLEMPQNWRQQLYSASVAGDDETALKLVEQLPEYQSAVKTLFTNLIGEFQLEKIMLWLESISP